One genomic region from Eremothecium gossypii ATCC 10895 chromosome I, complete sequence encodes:
- the MCO10 gene encoding Mco10p (Syntenic homolog of Saccharomyces cerevisiae YOR020W-A), with protein sequence MGQAYNIFGKPVQPHVLVLGTLFTLFGGVSLYKARGRASQQPAVAAPAKTTSDDIDFEQLLGEMLKEEKN encoded by the coding sequence ATGGGTCAAGCTTACAACATCTTTGGAAAGCCGGTTCAGCCTCATGTTTTGGTGCTTGGCACGCTATTCACGCTGTTCGGGGGTGTGTCATTGTACAAGGCTAGAGGACGTGCGTCGCAGCAGCCCGCCGTAGCTGCTCCTGCAAAAACCACTTCTGATGATATCGATttcgagcagctgcttggCGAGATGCTGAAGGAGGAAAAGAACTGA
- the SFM1 gene encoding protein-arginine N-methyltransferase SFM1 (Syntenic homolog of Saccharomyces cerevisiae YOR021C): MKYIIEHMESGFSEWVTLEYAQIIRDVGAENLILSSLPEGTTASDIPQLLTDLGLQWTTQPLDKVHLALPNVAPLMDGRVCLLDPRASGDLAPSDKDQFDYFVFGGILGDHPPRDRTSELKESYPSLLVGKRLGDKQMTTDTAVRTTQLIVEKQLPLEKISFIDYPEFRFNSNEATEMPFRYVLDAAGRPILPSGMLELIKKDSEQSLDDLL; encoded by the coding sequence ATGAAGTATATTATTGAGCATATGGAGTCAGGGTTTAGCGAGTGGGTCACGCTTGAATACGCCCAAATCATCCGTGACGTCGGTGCAGAAAACCTAATTCTATCTTCCTTGCCAGAGGGCACCACGGCATCTGATATCCCACAACTGCTTACGGATCTAGGACTTCAGTGGACGACGCAACCATTGGATAAAGTCCACCTTGCCTTGCCCAATGTAGCACCCTTGATGGACGGACGGGTATGTCTGCTTGACCCAAGAGCATCGGGCGACCTGGCTCCTTCAGATAAGGACCAATTCGATTACTTTGTATTCGGTGGTATCCTAGGTGACCACCCACCAAGGGACCGTACCAGCGAGCTAAAAGAGAGCTACCCGTCGCTTCTCGTGGGGAAACGCCTGGGCGACAAGCAGATGACTACAGATACCGCAGTGCGCACAACGCAGCTGATTGTCGAGAAACAGTTGCCCCTAGAGAAGATCAGCTTCATCGATTACCCAGAATTCCGCTTCAACAGCAACGAGGCCACCGAGATGCCCTTCCGCTACGTACTGGACGCTGCTGGCAGGCCCATTCTGCCATCAGGCATGCTAGAGCTCATCAAAAAGGACTCCGAACAGAGTCTGGATGACCTACTTTAG
- the DDL1 gene encoding putative carboxylic ester hydrolase (Syntenic homolog of Saccharomyces cerevisiae YOR022C) — MFLSQHKRSIVRRICWPSAKRYHSELVRWFYATDSPLEKPYEPNYKPVKPPVNFIPFSKSDSDRLERFYSLERPSENPISVNEDYLFEVYLEARRLKPAYWDGPVYEVRRGTWFNSDGMPLSEDLSAELAELSAKCDEEKDFFKLEGKYDEGRYVLFKGEKKDEALLIPELYGGTLQLSLLRKSTLIPIGFVKVTKGYSESLTKGVIQKAAEGLETQVLDQTKQMGKLSDLLGWEFMDLLLGSASSSSGDKLNEAMTHKMDREEVKQNINTRAQATKFQTNYREIDHLILCVHGIGQNLGKKYQYVNFAHTVNLLRSNLKRLYNNGDSWKAYNRDVVKRPDWEFNSRVQVLPITWRHDIGFSTDEFVKEKEQPELPTLADITVDGIRPLRRVFGDVALDVLLYGEEYYRNRIMEKVASRLNNVYDKFCHKNPSFNGRVSLIGHSLGSLILFDILAQHEKYHLHFDVENYFAIGSPIGVLKLIQQTKIAHYGGPLQTDFGLRIDRPKCNRFYNLFHSCDPIAYRVEPLIDTKLGQYRQKIVPAVRESQLEVRVRELGDTFTSDSGLEMVKMPDSLLKKVTKLNHLGRVDFSFEPRLWEVDALNAIKAHVSYFEEELAASFFLDQLLRPVEPVTEVYCQALKKPAL, encoded by the coding sequence ATGTTCCTTTCGCAACACAAGAGGAGTATAGTTCGAAGGATTTGTTGGCCCTCGGCTAAGCGCTACCATTCGGAACTGGTGCGCTGGTTCTACGCCACGGATTCGCCCTTGGAAAAGCCGTACGAACCGAACTATAAGCCTGTAAAGCCTCCGGTAAACTTTATACCGTTCTCTAAAAGCGATTCCGACCGTTTAGAGCGGTTCTATAGCCTTGAAAGGCCCTCTGAGAATCCCATTTCGGTCAATGAGGATTATCTGTTCGAAGTATACTTGGAAGCAAGACGTCTGAAGCCCGCGTATTGGGATGGCCCTGTTTACGAGGTCCGGAGAGGCACCTGGTTTAATAGCGATGGCATGCCTCTAAGTGAAGACCTGAGCGCCGAGCTAGCTGAGCTATCGGCAAAGTGCGACGAAGAGAAGGATTTCTTCAAGCTGGAGGGAAAATACGACGAAGGTCGATATGTACTGTTCAAAGGGGAGAAGAAAGATGAAGCCCTACTCATACCCGAACTCTACGGTGGAACGTTGCAGCTCAGTTTACTGCGGAAGAGCACCTTGATACCAATTGGATTTGTCAAGGTAACGAAAGGATACTCTGAATCATTGACGAAGGGTGTGATTCAAAAGGCTGCCGAGGGCCTAGAAACGCAGGTGCTGGACCAGACTAAACAGATGGGCAAACTGTCAGACCTGCTTGGCTGGGAGTTCATGGACTTGCTGCTGGGTTCTGCTAGCAGCTCCTCTGGTGATAAGTTGAATGAGGCAATGACGCACAAGATGGACCGAGAGGAAGTAAAACAAAATATAAACACCAGGGCACAAGCTACTAAATTTCAAACAAACTATAGAGAGATAGACCACCTCATACTTTGTGTTCATGGCATCGGTCAGAACCTTGGCAAGAAATACCAATACGTTAACTTTGCTCACACTGTAAATCTGTTAAGGTCCAACCTCAAGCGGCTCTACAACAATGGGGACTCATGGAAGGCATACAACCGAGATGTTGTCAAGAGGCCTGATTGGGAGTTTAATAGCAGGGTACAGGTGCTCCCGATTACTTGGCGGCATGATATAGGATTCAGTACCGATGAGTTCGTAAAAGAAAAAGAACAGCCAGAATTGCCTACGCTGGCCGATATAACCGTTGATGGTATCCGTCCATTACGAAGGGTGTTTGGAGATGTCGCTCTTGATGTATTGCTTTATGGGGAGGAGTACTACCGCAATCGCATCATGGAGAAGGTAGCGTCTCGTCTGAATAATGTGTACGACAAGTTTTGCCATAAAAACCCATCGTTTAACGGCCGCGTCAGTCTCATCGGCCACTCACTGGGATCACTTATCCTGTTTGATATTCTTGCGCAGCACGAGAAGTACCACCTGCATTTCGATGTAGAAAACTACTTCGCAATTGGTTCTCCGATAGGGGTGCTAAAGCTCATCCAACAGACTAAAATTGCCCATTACGGGGGTCCTTTACAAACCGACTTTGGCCTGAGAATCGATCGCCCGAAGTGCAATCGTTTTTATAATTTGTTCCACTCGTGCGACCCCATCGCCTACCGAGTGGAACCGCTTATCGACACCAAACTGGGCCAGTACCGTCAGAAAATTGTGCCAGCTGTTAGAGAAAGCCAGCTAGAGGTCAGGGTCCGGGAGCTTGGTGATACATTTACCTCAGATAGCGGCTTAGAGATGGTCAAGATGCCTGATTCTTTATTGAAGAAAGTCACAAAACTTAACCACTTAGGCCGAGTCGACTTCTCATTTGAGCCTCGACTATGGGAGGTGGATGCCCTCAATGCAATTAAGGCCCATGTAAGTTACTTTGAAGAAGAGCTTGCGGCCTCTTTCTTCCTAGATCAGCTCTTACGTCCTGTTGAGCCTGTCACAGAAGTCTACTGTCAGGCTTTGAAAAAACCGGCACTTTGA
- the AHC1 gene encoding Ahc1p (Syntenic homolog of Saccharomyces cerevisiae YOR023C (AHC1)), with amino-acid sequence MTLTGTLRNKRQHSRIQHRSSEEFHGAEEPIAHSDSGQLISSPQVLLMDSEDITGRPHIGAGPAYYQVATPKSPHELSLGDDEYSGLRAEEGPLGRESEETERIKYEIAKREILEQLHLQVMIKHREMDDLEAESRGLGAKLEVLEMLHDDPELLAKVDAHQEQQAQLRLAQLEARRRREQQMAALPPAPLSSSSGGEYYYHTRSKSMNSHQGRSSTLRPADGNVIGLRVLGSKTVADASSPGTTSPPFSSFQQADPFAPQHFNQHHRRNYSSNCISSNSGVVGKTDSGDAIFRRLDGLLIVITCCKCGKSGFTSAQGIVNHSRLKHANSYSSQPLAVLHNQRILPEEQQNKIVMDKFKELHLDPQTEYLPNPTVVSQSPSSSANSNACITATEGRDISPTHISSSLSPTCVQPVSQFHSTKHLEKLYGKEGFQQIVDYVKESKDDLDVIMRVDSDIEDDPTPLHMEDQSDLLSQHNSERSTDLKRRASPNMDKALRERMRPAEKRVRPDAMALVELPAEEKRSSHYNLRARSKLKSLSKHE; translated from the coding sequence ATGACATTAACGGGGACGCTTCGGAACAAGAGACAACATAGCAGGATTCAGCATCGAAGCTCGGAAGAATTCCACGGGGCAGAGGAGCCCATTGCACATAGCGACAGCGGTCAGCTAATATCATCTCCGCAAGTATTACTCATGGACTCGGAGGATATCACGGGGCGCCCACACATCGGCGCAGGGCCGGCATATTACCAGGTGGCGACACCGAAGTCGCCGCACGAGCTTTCCCTGGGCGACGACGAATACAGCGGGCTGCGTGCGGAGGAGGGGCCGCTGGGGCGTGAGAGCGAGGAGACGGAGCGGATAAAATACGAGATAGCGAAGCGCGAGATTCTGGAGCAGCTCCATCTGCAGGTCATGATCAAGCATCGAGAAATGGACGACCTGGAAGCCGAGTCACGTGGCTTAGGGGCGAAATTGGAGGTGCTGGAGATGTTGCATGATGATCCGGAGCTCTTGGCCAAGGTGGACGCGCACCAGGAGCAACAGGCACAGCTGCGTTTGGCACAGTTAGAAGCACGTCGCAGGAGGGAACAACAGATGGCAGCGCTACCCCCTGCTCCGCTTTCGTCGAGCAGTGGTGGTGAGTACTATTACCACACCCGCAGTAAGAGCATGAACTCCCATCAGGGGAGGTCTTCTACCCTCCGGCCGGCTGACGGGAATGTAATCGGCCTCCGTGTTTTGGGCTCAAAGACGGTTGCAGACGCTAGTAGTCCCGGAACCACGTCACCACCTTTCAGCTCCTTTCAGCAGGCAGACCCTTTCGCGCCGCAACATTTCAACCAGCATCACAGGAGGAACTACAGCAGTAATTGTATTTCAAGCAACAGCGGCGTAGTCGGGAAAACCGACAGCGGGGATGCGATTTTTAGGCGCCTTGATGGGCTCCTGATCGTTATCACGTGCTGCAAGTGCGGTAAGTCGGGATTTACGTCTGCACAAGGCATCGTCAACCACTCCAGGCTGAAACATGCCAATTCTTATTCCAGTCAGCCACTAGCTGTACTTCATAACCAGCGAATTCTTCCGGAAGAGCAGCAAAATAAAATTGTCATGGATAAATTTAAGGAACTGCATCTTGACCCTCAGACGGAGTACCTGCCGAATCCCACAGTGGTCTCCCAAAGCCCATCCTCTAGTGCTAATTCAAATGCATGTATAACAGCTACTGAAGGGCGCGATATATCACCAACACATATCTCATCGTCCTTATCGCCTACCTGCGTGCAGCCAGTTTCCCAATTTCACTCAACTAAACATCTGGAGAAGCTCTATGGCAAAGAGGGATTCCAGCAGATAGTGGACTATGTCAAGGAGTCTAAAGATGATTTAGACGTCATCATGCGGGTAGATTCGGATATTGAAGACGATCCGACTCCGCTGCACATGGAAGATCAATCGGATTTGCTTTCACAACATAATTCGGAGCGTTCAACCGACCTAAAGCGTCGCGCATCGCCTAATATGGACAAAGCTCTTCGTGAACGAATGCGGCCTGCTGAGAAGCGGGTGAGGCCCGACGCTATGGCACTCGTCGAGCTCCCTGCTGAAGAGAAGAGATCATCGCATTACAACTTAAGGGCCAGGTCAAAGCTAAAATCACTCTCGAAACATGAATAA
- the ISN1 gene encoding IMP 5'-nucleotidase (Syntenic homolog of Saccharomyces cerevisiae YOR155C (ISN1)) yields MSSRYRVEYQLKAHRKDAFIEWIKGLLAVPFVLHSVTERDNAQEKYRRVFEDVETLINEKITVDSDESLTRAAGVSRLDKLVPTIGTFFTPLPLTEAFLRQNARRAISERAYVSPSFNDIRHILNTAQIVQLARAGELSLVTFDGDVTLYEDGASLAAEDKVIGRLLRLLGAGMHVGIVTAAGYDDAENYERRLFGLLRRLERADLPNEAKRRLCVMGGESNFLFRCYERDGRAGFERVPESVWMSAELHQWNQQDINATLDLAEVMLRALREKLRLPAETQIIRKVRAVGIVPGQRFDPELGREIRVPLLRETLEEIVLTVQGRLENFPPAQRVQFSCFDGGSDVWCDIGGKDLGVAFLQRFYSPERPIRPEQSLHVGDQFAPVGSANDFKARLAGCTAWISSPQETVALLDDLLAELEAQKNM; encoded by the coding sequence ATGTCCAGTCGCTACAGAGTCGAGTACCAGCTCAAGGCGCACCGCAAGGATGCCTTTATTGAATGGATCAAGGGGCTACTCGCTGTGCCTTTCGTTCTGCACTCGGTGACCGAGCGTGACAACGCTCAAGAAAAGTACCGGCGCGTATTTGAGGACGTGGAGACGCTCATCAATGAGAAGATTACAGTCGACTCAGATGAGTCGCTcacgcgcgcggccggcgtATCGCGCCTGGACAAGCTGGTGCCGACGATCGGCACCTTCTTTACGCCGCTCCCGCTCACGGAGGCGTTCCTGCGCCAAAacgcgcgccgcgcgaTTAGTGAACGCGCATACGTGTCTCCATCGTTCAATGACATCCGCCACATCCTCAATACCGCGCAAATAGTGCAGCTTGCGCGCGCCGGAGAGCTGTCGCTGGTCACCTTCGATGGTGATGTCACCTTGTACGAGGACGGTGCGTCGCTTGCTGCTGAGGACAAGGTAATTggccgcctgctgcgcctgctggGCGCTGGTATGCACGTGGGAATCGTCACCGCCGCCGGCTACGATGACGCTGAAAACTATGAGCGGCGGCTATTTGGACTTTTGCGGCGGCTTGAGCGCGCGGACTTGCCCAACGAGGCAAAACGCCGGCTTTGTGTCATGGGCGGCGAATCCAACTTTTTGTTTCGCTGCTACGAGCGCGATGGCCGCGCGGGCTTCGAACGTGTGCCTGAGAGCGTTTGGATGTCCGCTGAGCTCCACCAGTGGAACCAGCAGGATATCAACGCCACACTGGATTTGGCAGAGGTGATGCTCCGGGCGCTGCGCGAAAAACTGCGCCTGCCTGCGGAGACCCAGATCATCCGCAAGGTGCGCGCAGTGGGCATTGTACCGGGGCAGCGCTTTGACCCGGAGTTGGGCCGCGAAATTCGcgtgccgctgctgcgcgagaCGCTGGAGGAAATCGTTCTTACAGTCCAGGGTCGGCTCGAGAACTTCCCACCCGCGCAGCGTGTGCAATTCAGCTGTTTCGACGGCGGCAGCGACGTGTGGTGCGACATCGGCGGCAAGGACCTCGGTGTAGCCTTCCTGCAGCGGTTCTACTCGCCGGAGCGTCCAATCCGCCCTGAGCAGTCCTTGCATGTCGGTGACCAGTTCGCCCCCGTCGGATCTGCGAATGACTTCAAGGCACGGCTCGCAGGCTGCACAGCGTGGATATCGTCGCCACAGGAAACGGTTGCGCTGCTCGACGACCTCCTTGCGGAGCTTGAGGCTCAGAAGAATATGTAA
- the PNS1 gene encoding Pns1p (Syntenic homolog of Saccharomyces cerevisiae YOR161C (PNS1)) has product MYGKSGPPPEGYVPQHPPAQGYAPHNPPPGYVHENPFQEPVPQGQEYSPQGQQYQFRKDQYYNLDHQGSGAPIGDASFEDKFPTEAGNRLKFNDWPFTIIFLLTVGAFIAVAVLTLRGWSLSPTSNGSGIYDGDNTHTLNTNAAILLLISCGVAVALSVFGLVLAGMYTKFFIYAAMILNTVVGLGTAITYLVLRHWSAGIVFMIFTILTAVCYWLMRSRIPFSVAVLRTVMSVMKKHPQTWLVSLLGTIVSAAFSVIFSVVLVATYIKYDPKSENGGCDVSGGSCSRGKLIGILVLVFFCGFYISEVIRNVIHCTIAGIYGCWYYFSKSDQGMPRWPAFGSLKRALTTSFGSICFGSLIVSLIQLLRQIIQLLRNGIISGISDSGWMQCLWLILDAVVGVFEWMAEYFNHYAYCFIALYGKPYLRAAKETWHMLREKGIDALINDNLINLALGFYTLFVGYTTALFSYLFLRFTKPDYNSGGGFNAVLMAFSFLIAIQLTHVATETIRSGTATFFVALGNDPEIFRVSYPQRFDEIFRAYPDVLNKLSHQHV; this is encoded by the coding sequence ATGTACGGTAAGAGTGGGCCGCCACCAGAGGGCTATGTCCCCCAGCACCCACCAGCACAGGGCTATGCGCCCCACAACCCGCCACCTGGTTATGTCCACGAAAATCCTTTCCAGGAGCCCGTTCCGCAGGGACAGGAGTATTCTCCGCAGGGACAACAGTATCAATTCCGCAAGGACCAGTACTACAACTTGGATCACCAGGGGTCTGGGGCTCCAATTGGGGATGCGTCGTTCGAGGATAAGTTTCCAACGGAGGCCGGGAATAGGCTGAAGTTCAACGACTGGCCGTTCACCATCATCTTTCTGTTGACGGTGGGTGCGTTCATCGCGGTGGCGGTGCTAACGCTGCGCGGCTGGAGCCTGTCGCCGACGTCCAACGGATCCGGAATATATGACGGCGACAACACGCATACGCTAAACACGAATGCGGCCATTTTATTGTTGATTTCGTGTGGTGTGGCGGTCGCTCTGAGTGTATTCGGCCTCGTGCTTGCGGGCATGTACACGAAGTTCTTTATCTACGCTGCTATGATTTTGAATACCGTAGTGGGTTTAGGTACCGCCATTACGTACTTGGTGTTGCGTCACTGGTCTGCGGGTATTGTGTTTATGATATTTACCATTCTGACGGCGGTGTGCTACTGGTTAATGCGCTCAAGGATTCCATTTAGTGTCGCTGTCTTGCGTACGGTCATGTCAGTTATGAAGAAACATCCACAGACGTGGCTTGTGTCATTATTAGGTACCATTGTGTCGGCTGCGTTCTCTGTCATATTCTCTGTAGTGTTGGTTGCGACCTACATAAAGTATGACCCGAAGAGCGAGAATGGTGGCTGCGATGTATCTGGTGGCTCTTGCTCACGTGGAAAGTTAATTGGTATTTTGGTACTCGTTTTCTTCTGTGGATTCTACATTTCTGAGGTCATCAGGAATGTGATTCATTGCACCATCGCGGGCATCTACGGCTGCTGGTACTATTTTTCGAAGTCGGACCAAGGCATGCCACGTTGGCCAGCTTTTGGCTCATTAAAGAGAGCGTTGACCACTTCCTTTGGGTCCATTTGCTTTGGCTCGCTGATTGTGTCTCTGATTCAACTACTGCGGCAGATTATTCAGCTGCTTCGCAATGGGATTATTTCCGGGATATCCGACAGTGGGTGGATGCAGTGCTTGTGGTTAATCTTGGATGCCGTTGTTGGTGTCTTTGAATGGATGGCAGAGTACTTCAACCACTATGCCTACTGCTTCATTGCGTTGTACGGGAAACCATACCTACGCGCCGCGAAGGAAACCTGGCACATGCTTAGAGAAAAGGGTATTGACGCTTTGATCAACGATAACTTGATCAACTTGGCGCTAGGGTTCTACACCCTCTTTGTGGGATACACGACGGCTCTGTTCTCCTACTTGTTCTTGAGATTCACAAAACCTGACTACAACTCTGGTGGTGGCTTCAACGCAGTTCTGATGGCGTTTTCATTCCTAATTGCCATACAGCTCACACATGTCGCTACAGAAACTATCAGGTCAGGGACAGCTACGTTCTTCGTTGCCTTGGGTAATGATCCAGAGATATTCCGTGTTTCATACCCACAACGCTTTGACGAAATATTCAGAGCATACCCCGATGTCCTAAACAAACTCTCACATCAACATGTGTAA
- a CDS encoding AAR114Wp (Non-syntenic homolog of Saccharomyces cerevisiae YLR224W), which translates to MKHINEFPTEIKLILLSLAPELGSASRDYYYLLKGRMPRALPQIELLPDDIKLRILWFAPKMRFASRNWYCLHNELYRSKCKSLDTERWTYKHMRLAKLVQVHSPDIQPLRRLCYNYHLRILKKVTRAQAERSVMPFISDSWYFLYRNSSLLLEGEHSQFPRMICSGTPKAFD; encoded by the coding sequence ATGAAACATATAAATGAGTTTCCTACGGAAATAAAGTTGATACTGCTTTCACTCGCGCCAGAGCTGGGCTCTGCGTCCCGAGATTACTATTATCTACTGAAGGGTCGAATGCCCCGCGCGCTTCCGCAAATAGAGCTTTTACCAGATGATATCAAATTACGGATTCTTTGGTTTGCCCCCAAGATGCGGTTCGCGTCGCGGAACTGGTATTGCTTACATAATGAGCTATACAGGTCTAAGTGCAAAAGTTTAGACACGGAAAGATGGACGTATAAGCATATGAGATTGGCCAAGTTAGTGCAGGTTCACTCGCCAGATATTCAACCGCTCCGCAGGTTATGCTATAATTACCACTTGAGGATACTGAAAAAAGTTACGAgagcgcaggcagaacgGTCCGTGATGCCTTTTATATCAGATTCATGGTACTTTCTATACAGGAATTCTTCTTTGTTGCTAGAGGGTGAACATTCGCAATTTCCCCGGATGATTTGCAGTGGTACCCCAAAGGCGTTTGATTAA